The proteins below are encoded in one region of Amycolatopsis magusensis:
- a CDS encoding lysophospholipid acyltransferase family protein → MHDFGKLIGRYGLRPGFRIHVHGAQRVPATGPLVVIANHSSMLEPQLIYGMLRRRCAFLVKQELFAGAAGWGLRRIGQIPVRRGAPDRAPLLTAVSVLRDGGVVGVFPEGTRGAGDVDNAERGAAWLVRASGAQVISVATRGTRKPDGGGRRFRPRVDILVGEPFTVAVGKGRAGLETATEQLRGDLAAVVRALDDWREAHGIRAQGRKEQA, encoded by the coding sequence ATGCACGACTTCGGCAAGCTGATCGGCCGCTACGGGCTCCGGCCGGGGTTCCGGATCCACGTGCACGGCGCCCAGCGGGTGCCCGCGACCGGTCCGCTGGTCGTGATCGCCAACCACAGCTCGATGCTGGAACCGCAGCTGATCTACGGAATGTTGCGGCGCCGGTGCGCGTTCCTGGTCAAGCAGGAGCTGTTCGCCGGGGCCGCCGGCTGGGGTCTGCGCCGCATCGGCCAGATCCCGGTCCGGCGGGGTGCGCCGGACCGGGCTCCGCTGCTGACCGCGGTGTCGGTGCTGCGCGACGGCGGTGTCGTCGGGGTCTTCCCCGAGGGCACGCGTGGCGCGGGGGACGTGGACAATGCCGAGCGGGGTGCCGCCTGGCTGGTCCGTGCTTCCGGGGCGCAGGTGATCAGCGTGGCGACCAGGGGGACCCGCAAGCCGGATGGCGGCGGGCGCCGGTTCCGGCCACGGGTGGACATCCTCGTGGGGGAGCCGTTCACCGTGGCGGTCGGCAAGGGCCGCGCCGGCCTGGAAACGGCGACGGAACAGCTTCGCGGCGATCTCGCCGCGGTGGTACGAGCGCTGGACGACTGGCGCGAGGCGCACGGGATCCGGGCGCAGGGACGGAAAGAGCAGGCATGA
- the der gene encoding ribosome biogenesis GTPase Der produces the protein MTEVDGTWSDESEFTVLDADIDDGAEGEETGQAQPVLAVVGRPNVGKSTLVNRILGRREAVVQDTPGVTRDRIAYDALWAGRRFTVVDTGGWEPKASGLQASVAAQAEIAMNTADAVLVVVDASVGATATDEAVAKVLRRSDRPVLLAANKVDDERLLAETASLWSLGLGEPHPVSALHGRSSGDLLDAIVKALPEAPRDHDRPAGPRRVALVGKPNVGKSSLLNKLTGQERSVVDSVAGTTVDPVDSLVELDGEPWRFVDTAGLRKRVQTASGTEYYASLRTKTAIDAAEVVIVLLDASEPISEQDLRVLTMVVEAGRACVLAMNKWDLVDEDRRHQLERELERGLVRVPWAERVNISALTGRSVRKLAPALRTALQSWDQRVSTGQLNGWLSDLIAATPPPVRGGKQPKVLFATQAGIRPPTLVLFTTGFLEAGYRRFIERKFRERFGFTGSPVRINVRVREKKPKTGSKKPVKRP, from the coding sequence ATGACCGAGGTAGACGGCACGTGGTCCGACGAGTCGGAGTTCACCGTGCTGGACGCGGACATCGACGACGGTGCCGAGGGTGAAGAGACGGGCCAGGCGCAGCCGGTGCTCGCGGTGGTCGGCAGGCCGAACGTGGGCAAGTCCACCTTGGTCAACCGCATCCTCGGCCGCCGGGAAGCGGTGGTGCAGGACACGCCGGGCGTGACCAGGGACCGGATCGCCTACGACGCGCTGTGGGCCGGGCGCCGGTTCACCGTGGTGGACACCGGCGGCTGGGAGCCGAAGGCGAGCGGGCTGCAGGCCTCCGTGGCCGCGCAGGCCGAGATCGCGATGAACACCGCCGACGCGGTGCTGGTCGTGGTGGACGCCTCGGTCGGCGCCACCGCCACCGACGAGGCCGTGGCCAAGGTGCTCCGGCGCTCGGACCGGCCGGTGCTGCTGGCCGCGAATAAGGTCGACGACGAGCGGCTGCTCGCCGAGACGGCTTCGCTGTGGTCGCTCGGCCTCGGCGAACCGCATCCGGTCAGCGCGCTGCACGGGCGCAGCTCCGGCGATCTGCTCGACGCGATCGTCAAGGCGCTGCCCGAGGCACCCCGTGACCACGACCGCCCGGCCGGGCCGCGCCGCGTGGCGCTGGTCGGCAAGCCGAACGTGGGCAAGTCCAGCCTGCTGAACAAGCTCACCGGGCAGGAGCGCTCGGTGGTCGACTCGGTCGCGGGCACCACGGTGGACCCGGTCGACTCGCTGGTCGAGCTGGACGGCGAGCCGTGGCGGTTCGTCGACACCGCGGGCCTGCGCAAGCGGGTGCAGACCGCGAGCGGCACCGAGTACTACGCCTCGCTGCGCACCAAGACCGCGATCGACGCGGCCGAGGTGGTCATCGTGCTGCTGGACGCCAGCGAGCCGATCAGCGAGCAGGACCTGCGGGTGCTGACCATGGTGGTCGAGGCGGGCCGCGCCTGCGTGCTGGCGATGAACAAGTGGGACCTGGTCGACGAGGACCGCAGGCACCAGCTCGAGCGCGAGCTGGAACGCGGCCTGGTCCGGGTGCCGTGGGCCGAGCGGGTCAACATCTCCGCGCTGACCGGCCGCTCGGTGCGCAAACTGGCCCCGGCCCTGCGCACCGCGCTCCAGTCGTGGGACCAGCGCGTGTCCACCGGACAGCTCAACGGCTGGCTTTCCGACCTCATCGCGGCCACCCCGCCGCCGGTGCGCGGCGGAAAGCAGCCGAAGGTGCTCTTCGCCACCCAGGCCGGCATCCGCCCGCCCACGCTGGTGCTGTTCACCACCGGTTTCCTGGAGGCCGGATATCGCCGTTTCATCGAGCGGAAATTCCGCGAGCGATTCGGTTTCACCGGTAGTCCTGTCCGCATCAACGTGCGAGTTCGGGAGAAAAAACCCAAGACCGGGAGCAAGAAGCCGGTGAAGCGGCCCTGA
- a CDS encoding Pls/PosA family non-ribosomal peptide synthetase — MTLTADHRPFACVAEVTVAPSAAPALDRALYWSGLAASERTLLDVLGATVAKHPGAAALDDGRTVLTYRRLAEEIDALRAKLAAIGIGAGDRVGVRISSGTAELYVAILAVLSAGAAYVPVDADDPDERAELVFGEAGVCAVLGDDGSLTELGRPSGRVGAPAPTDDAWIIFTSGSTGKPKGVAVSHSAAAAFVDAEAEIFLADEPLGPGDRVLAGLSVAFDASCEEMWLAWRHGACLVPAPRSLVRTGVDLGPWLVAQRITVVSTVPTLAALWPADALEDVRLLIFGGEACPPELAERVAVEGREVWNTYGPTEATVVACAAQLTGEGPVRIGLPLAGWQLAVVDERGELVGMGESGELVIGGAGLARYLDEAKDAEKFAPLAALGWRRAYRSGDLVRAEPEGLLFLGRADEQVKLGGRRIELGEVDAALQALPDVAGAAAAIRRTKAGNQILVGYVVPRDGAAFDVDTATAKLRERLPAALVPLLALVTDLPTRTSGKVDRDALPWPLPSVPEQSTPDSLGGLNPTEAWLAEGWAEILGVTVRSGKADFFSNGGGSLTAAQLIARIRTRHPSVSVNDIYQHPKLGSLAAMLDELSTAETKRREIAPTPRRAGIIQSLLMLPLMALPGLRWTTITAALSTALAEFGGLTWAPAVSWWLLGAAWLLLFTPAGRIAIAAGGARLLLRGVRPGSYPRGGNVHLRLWTAEKLAEYSGAAEVAGASWMTHYARALGARVGKDADLHSPPPVTGLLKLGRGAAVEPESDLSGYWVDGDLVHIGKIRIGADARIGARSTLFPGARIGKGAEIAAGSTVRGAVPAGQRWAGSPAERSGKDALKWPSSRPLRSRQWSVVYGLTSLLLGLLPAVAAVPALVLLARGVLGAPSLGAALGGALTWVPLATVAYFAAYALLVLAGVRALSVGMVEGYHPVHGRVSWQVWTTERLMGMARTGLFPLYASLFTPVWLRLLGAKVGRGAEVSTVLALPKMTQVDDGAFLADDTMVATYELGHGWLHVAPARIGKQAFLGNSGITAPGRSVPKRGLVGVLSSTPLKAKKGSSYLGMPPMPLRRSVESGDAGRTYAPPARLKLARGLIELCRIVPVMCAVALSVLTLAALQASITAVGLGWTALLGGPILFAAGVVAAATATVMKWTLVGRFRAVEHPLWSSFVWRNELADTFVEVLAVPWFVGGVSGTPLLPMWLRTMGARIGRGVWLETYWLPESDLVTLGDGATVNRGCVVQTHLFHDRIMRMDGVSLHEGATLGPHGIVLPGASIGARTTVGPGSLVTRGDVVPADTRWLGNPIAAWSKAGRRG; from the coding sequence GTGACCCTGACCGCTGATCATCGGCCTTTTGCCTGCGTCGCCGAGGTGACCGTCGCGCCCTCGGCCGCGCCCGCTCTCGATCGTGCGCTGTACTGGTCCGGCCTGGCCGCCAGTGAGCGCACCCTGCTGGACGTGCTCGGCGCGACCGTGGCCAAGCACCCCGGTGCCGCCGCGCTCGACGACGGCCGCACCGTGCTGACCTACCGCAGGCTCGCGGAGGAGATCGACGCCCTCCGCGCCAAGCTGGCGGCCATCGGTATCGGCGCGGGCGACCGCGTCGGCGTGCGGATCTCCTCGGGAACCGCGGAGCTGTACGTGGCCATCCTGGCGGTGTTGTCGGCGGGGGCGGCTTACGTGCCGGTCGACGCGGACGACCCGGACGAGCGCGCCGAGCTGGTGTTCGGCGAGGCCGGGGTGTGCGCGGTGCTCGGTGACGACGGTTCGCTCACCGAGCTGGGCAGGCCGTCCGGCCGGGTCGGTGCCCCCGCACCGACCGACGACGCCTGGATCATCTTCACCTCCGGTTCGACCGGGAAGCCCAAGGGCGTGGCGGTGAGCCATTCGGCCGCCGCGGCCTTCGTCGACGCCGAGGCGGAAATCTTCCTCGCGGACGAGCCGCTCGGTCCCGGTGACCGCGTGCTCGCGGGGTTGTCGGTCGCTTTCGACGCTTCGTGCGAAGAAATGTGGCTGGCCTGGCGCCACGGCGCCTGCCTGGTCCCCGCGCCGCGTTCGCTGGTGCGCACCGGGGTCGACCTCGGTCCGTGGCTGGTCGCGCAGCGCATCACCGTGGTCTCCACCGTGCCGACGCTGGCCGCGCTGTGGCCAGCCGACGCGCTGGAAGACGTCCGCCTGCTCATCTTCGGCGGCGAAGCCTGCCCGCCCGAACTGGCCGAGCGCGTCGCCGTCGAGGGCCGCGAGGTGTGGAACACCTACGGCCCGACCGAGGCCACCGTGGTCGCCTGCGCCGCGCAGCTCACCGGGGAGGGCCCGGTCCGGATCGGCCTGCCGCTGGCGGGCTGGCAGCTCGCCGTGGTCGACGAGCGCGGCGAACTGGTCGGCATGGGCGAGAGCGGCGAGCTGGTGATCGGCGGCGCCGGGCTGGCCCGCTACCTCGACGAGGCCAAGGACGCGGAGAAGTTCGCCCCGCTGGCCGCGCTCGGCTGGCGCCGCGCCTACCGCAGCGGGGACCTGGTCCGCGCCGAACCGGAAGGCCTGCTCTTCCTCGGCCGCGCCGACGAGCAGGTCAAGCTCGGCGGCCGCCGCATCGAACTCGGCGAGGTGGACGCGGCGCTGCAGGCGCTGCCGGACGTCGCCGGTGCCGCCGCCGCGATCCGCCGGACCAAGGCGGGCAACCAGATCCTGGTCGGGTACGTGGTGCCCAGGGACGGTGCCGCCTTCGACGTCGACACCGCCACCGCGAAGCTGCGTGAGCGCCTGCCCGCCGCACTGGTGCCGTTGCTGGCGCTGGTCACCGACCTGCCGACGCGGACCTCGGGCAAGGTGGACCGCGACGCGCTGCCGTGGCCGCTGCCGTCCGTGCCCGAACAGTCCACTCCGGACAGTCTGGGCGGCCTCAACCCGACCGAGGCGTGGCTGGCCGAGGGCTGGGCGGAGATCCTCGGGGTCACCGTGCGCAGCGGCAAGGCCGACTTCTTCAGCAACGGCGGGGGCAGCCTCACCGCCGCGCAGCTGATCGCGCGCATCCGCACCCGGCACCCGTCGGTGTCGGTCAACGACATCTACCAGCACCCGAAGCTGGGTTCGCTCGCCGCGATGCTGGACGAGCTGAGCACCGCCGAGACCAAGCGGCGGGAGATCGCGCCGACCCCGCGGCGCGCCGGGATCATCCAGAGCCTGCTGATGCTGCCGCTGATGGCGTTGCCGGGCCTGCGCTGGACCACCATCACGGCCGCGCTGTCCACCGCGCTGGCCGAGTTCGGCGGCCTGACCTGGGCGCCCGCGGTGTCCTGGTGGCTGCTCGGCGCGGCCTGGCTGCTGTTGTTCACCCCCGCCGGGCGCATCGCGATCGCCGCCGGTGGCGCGCGGCTGCTGCTGCGCGGCGTCCGCCCCGGCAGCTACCCGCGCGGCGGGAATGTCCACTTGCGACTGTGGACGGCGGAGAAACTGGCCGAGTACAGCGGTGCCGCCGAAGTGGCGGGTGCGTCCTGGATGACGCACTACGCGCGGGCGCTGGGCGCCAGGGTCGGCAAGGACGCTGACCTGCATTCGCCGCCGCCGGTGACCGGCCTGCTCAAGCTCGGCCGCGGTGCCGCCGTGGAACCGGAGTCCGACCTCTCGGGGTACTGGGTCGACGGCGATCTGGTGCACATCGGCAAGATCCGCATCGGCGCGGACGCGCGGATCGGCGCCCGCAGCACGCTCTTCCCCGGTGCGCGGATCGGCAAGGGCGCGGAGATCGCCGCCGGGTCGACCGTGCGCGGCGCGGTGCCCGCGGGACAGCGCTGGGCCGGTTCGCCCGCCGAACGCAGCGGCAAGGACGCGCTGAAGTGGCCGTCGAGCCGCCCGCTGCGGTCACGCCAGTGGTCGGTGGTCTACGGGCTGACCTCGCTGCTGCTGGGCCTGCTGCCCGCGGTCGCCGCGGTTCCGGCGCTGGTGCTGCTGGCCCGCGGGGTTCTCGGCGCGCCGAGCCTGGGCGCGGCACTGGGTGGTGCGCTGACCTGGGTGCCGCTCGCCACCGTCGCCTACTTCGCCGCGTACGCGCTGCTGGTGCTCGCCGGGGTGCGGGCGCTGAGCGTCGGCATGGTCGAGGGTTACCACCCCGTGCACGGCCGGGTCTCCTGGCAGGTGTGGACCACCGAGCGGCTGATGGGCATGGCTCGGACCGGGCTGTTCCCGTTGTACGCCAGCCTGTTCACCCCGGTCTGGCTGCGGTTGCTCGGCGCGAAGGTGGGCCGTGGGGCCGAGGTGTCCACCGTGCTCGCGCTGCCGAAGATGACCCAGGTCGACGACGGTGCCTTCCTCGCCGACGACACCATGGTCGCCACCTACGAACTCGGCCACGGCTGGCTGCACGTCGCGCCCGCCCGGATCGGGAAGCAGGCCTTCCTCGGCAACTCCGGCATCACCGCGCCGGGCCGGTCGGTGCCCAAGCGCGGGCTGGTCGGCGTGCTGTCGTCCACCCCGCTGAAGGCCAAGAAGGGCTCCTCGTACCTGGGCATGCCGCCGATGCCGCTGCGGCGTTCGGTCGAGAGCGGTGACGCGGGCCGCACCTACGCCCCGCCGGCGCGGCTGAAGCTGGCTCGCGGGCTGATCGAGCTGTGCCGGATCGTGCCGGTGATGTGCGCGGTGGCGCTGTCGGTGCTGACGCTGGCCGCGTTGCAGGCGTCGATCACCGCCGTCGGCCTCGGCTGGACGGCGCTGCTCGGCGGGCCGATCCTGTTCGCCGCCGGGGTGGTGGCCGCCGCCACCGCCACGGTGATGAAGTGGACGCTGGTCGGGCGGTTCCGCGCGGTCGAGCACCCGCTGTGGAGCTCGTTCGTCTGGCGCAACGAACTCGCCGACACCTTCGTCGAGGTGCTCGCGGTGCCGTGGTTCGTCGGCGGGGTCAGCGGCACGCCGCTGCTGCCGATGTGGCTGCGCACCATGGGCGCCCGGATCGGCCGCGGGGTGTGGCTGGAGACCTACTGGCTGCCCGAGTCGGACCTGGTGACCCTCGGTGACGGCGCCACGGTGAACCGGGGGTGCGTGGTCCAGACGCACCTGTTCCATGATCGAATCATGCGCATGGACGGGGTGAGCCTGCACGAGGGCGCCACGCTCGGGCCGCACGGCATCGTGCTGCCGGGCGCGAGCATCGGGGCCCGCACCACGGTCGGCCCGGGCTCGCTGGTCACCCGCGGTGACGTGGTGCCCGCGGACACGCGCTGGCTCGGCAACCCGATCGCGGCCTGGTCGAAAGCTGGGCGCCGCGGGTGA
- a CDS encoding M1 family metallopeptidase, giving the protein MSAKSMQPAPGADTSPDSYLPAHGNGGYQVTRYTLDLDYKVGPNRLSGHAVIEGVATQALSRFSLDLAGFRIGRVQVNGQSAKYTQRAGKLHVKPQRALQPGSVFMAEIRYTGNPHPIASAAWGDIGWDELTDGALVASQPVGAPSWFPCNDHPSDKAAYRVSVTTSSAYTVLVTGNLLAKRQGASTTTWVFERPEPTATYLMGVHIGRYEQVALATEPVPQLAAVPPRLRALFDRDFRRQTDMVDALEGFFGPYPFGEYVVVVTDDELEEPIEAQGLSVFGANLLDGRGTHERLIVHELAHQWFGNSLTVAEWKHIWLNEGFATYAEWLWAAESGGLSADVQARRWHAAMAGLPADLRIGDPGVEKLFDERVYKRGALTLHALRKLLGDLPFFALLKDWAQRYRHATVTTAQFTALAEEHAGRSLAAFFDEWLFSPALPPFPAG; this is encoded by the coding sequence GTGAGTGCGAAGTCGATGCAGCCCGCGCCCGGCGCGGACACCTCACCGGATTCGTACCTCCCCGCGCACGGCAACGGGGGCTACCAGGTCACCAGGTACACCCTGGACCTGGACTACAAGGTCGGCCCGAACCGGCTGTCCGGGCACGCGGTCATCGAGGGCGTGGCCACCCAGGCGCTCTCGCGGTTCAGCCTGGACCTGGCGGGTTTCCGGATCGGCCGGGTGCAGGTCAACGGGCAGAGCGCGAAGTACACCCAGCGCGCGGGCAAGCTGCACGTCAAACCGCAGCGCGCGCTGCAGCCGGGCTCGGTCTTCATGGCCGAGATCCGCTACACCGGCAACCCGCACCCGATCGCTTCGGCGGCCTGGGGCGACATCGGCTGGGACGAACTGACCGACGGCGCGCTGGTGGCCAGCCAGCCGGTCGGCGCCCCCTCCTGGTTCCCCTGCAACGACCACCCGTCGGACAAGGCGGCCTACCGGGTCTCGGTGACCACCTCGTCGGCGTACACGGTGCTGGTCACCGGGAACCTGCTGGCCAAGCGCCAGGGCGCGAGCACGACCACCTGGGTGTTCGAGCGGCCGGAGCCGACCGCCACCTACCTGATGGGTGTCCACATCGGACGGTACGAGCAGGTGGCGCTGGCCACCGAGCCGGTGCCGCAGCTCGCCGCCGTGCCACCGCGCCTGCGTGCCCTGTTCGACCGGGACTTCCGCCGTCAGACCGACATGGTCGACGCGCTCGAGGGGTTCTTCGGGCCCTACCCGTTCGGCGAGTACGTGGTCGTGGTGACCGACGACGAGCTGGAGGAGCCGATCGAGGCGCAGGGCCTGTCGGTGTTCGGCGCCAACCTGCTCGACGGCCGCGGCACGCACGAGCGGCTGATCGTGCACGAACTGGCCCACCAGTGGTTCGGCAACAGCCTGACCGTGGCCGAGTGGAAGCACATCTGGCTCAACGAGGGCTTCGCCACCTACGCGGAATGGTTGTGGGCAGCCGAATCCGGCGGCCTGTCCGCGGACGTGCAGGCACGCCGGTGGCACGCGGCGATGGCCGGGCTGCCGGCGGACCTGCGCATCGGCGACCCCGGCGTGGAGAAGTTGTTCGACGAGCGGGTCTACAAGCGCGGCGCGCTGACCCTGCACGCGTTGCGGAAACTGCTGGGGGACCTGCCGTTCTTCGCGCTGCTCAAGGACTGGGCGCAGCGCTACCGGCACGCGACGGTGACCACCGCCCAGTTCACCGCGCTCGCCGAGGAGCACGCCGGGCGTTCACTGGCGGCGTTCTTCGACGAGTGGCTGTTCAGTCCGGCGCTGCCGCCGTTCCCGGCGGGATGA
- a CDS encoding TetR/AcrR family transcriptional regulator, whose protein sequence is MPAKEQSPRRVYGGRSAADRRAERRGRLLEAGLELFGTEGYAASSIEKLCAAASVSTRNFYEEFSSREALLMAIHNQVIESAVGEVSTAFAETDDQPVTVRIERAVRAYITRTAADPRRAKLSYVEIIGVSPAVEAHRLAWRARWVQMLVSEAKRAVARGEAEEREFGLGAVALIGAVNELVFHWSTDGYQTPLDDVIAEVIRMAKAVIIPPGTAAAPD, encoded by the coding sequence GTGCCTGCGAAAGAACAGTCCCCCCGGCGCGTGTACGGCGGCCGTTCGGCAGCCGACCGCCGTGCCGAACGACGTGGCCGGCTGCTCGAAGCCGGGCTCGAACTGTTCGGCACCGAGGGCTACGCGGCCAGCTCGATCGAAAAGCTGTGTGCTGCCGCTTCGGTCTCCACGCGCAATTTCTACGAAGAGTTCAGCAGCCGCGAAGCGTTGTTGATGGCCATCCACAACCAGGTGATCGAATCGGCCGTGGGCGAGGTTTCCACCGCCTTCGCCGAGACCGACGACCAGCCGGTGACCGTGCGGATCGAACGGGCGGTGCGGGCCTACATCACCAGGACCGCCGCCGACCCCCGCCGGGCCAAACTGTCCTATGTGGAGATCATCGGGGTGAGCCCGGCGGTGGAGGCGCACCGGCTGGCGTGGCGCGCGCGCTGGGTGCAGATGCTCGTCTCCGAGGCAAAGCGCGCGGTGGCCAGGGGCGAGGCCGAGGAACGGGAGTTCGGTCTCGGTGCGGTGGCGCTGATCGGCGCGGTCAACGAACTGGTCTTCCACTGGTCCACCGACGGCTACCAGACCCCGCTGGACGACGTGATCGCCGAGGTCATCCGGATGGCCAAGGCGGTGATCATCCCGCCGGGAACGGCGGCAGCGCCGGACTGA
- a CDS encoding ROK family protein, with translation MGETGSVEPPSPASPVTSDHLDGLATVLDLVRTGAARTRPELGRLSGLGRTVVTQRLGQLTGCGLLEEGRLGPSSGGRAPRELRFRAEAGVVLAAELGATSIATAATDLTGRVLARREEPGDVALGPEVVLDRVEELFEELLAELGGGRAVWGIGVGLPGPVEFATGRPSAPPIMPGWDRYPVRDRLSARYAAPVWVDNEVNAMALGELRAGAARGQQDIIHIKIGTGIGAGLVSGGRLHRGSQGCAGDIGHAAVADDPVVVCRCGNIGCLEAFAGGSALARDGAAAAKEGRSEFLATRLAERGTLTAADVATAAQSGDRTSVELLTQAGRLVGSLLATLVSFYNPALVIIGGGVSGAGDLLLATLRETVYRRSLPLATRELRITRSTLGDEAGLVGAAFMVIDELFAPERLAHWIDTGSPAGRPALVEIPR, from the coding sequence ATGGGCGAAACTGGGTCGGTGGAGCCACCCTCGCCGGCCAGCCCGGTCACGTCCGACCACCTCGACGGTCTCGCCACCGTGCTCGACCTGGTGCGCACCGGCGCCGCCCGCACCCGGCCCGAGCTGGGCAGGCTGTCCGGGCTCGGGCGCACGGTGGTGACCCAGCGGCTCGGCCAGCTGACCGGCTGCGGCCTGCTCGAAGAGGGCAGGCTCGGCCCGTCCAGCGGCGGCCGGGCCCCGCGCGAACTGCGGTTCCGCGCCGAAGCCGGGGTGGTGCTCGCCGCCGAACTCGGGGCGACCAGCATCGCCACCGCGGCCACCGACCTGACCGGCCGGGTGCTCGCCCGCCGCGAGGAACCCGGCGACGTCGCGCTCGGCCCGGAGGTGGTGCTGGACCGGGTGGAGGAGTTGTTCGAGGAACTGCTCGCCGAACTGGGTGGCGGCCGGGCGGTCTGGGGCATCGGGGTCGGCCTGCCGGGGCCGGTCGAGTTCGCCACCGGGCGGCCGAGCGCGCCGCCGATCATGCCCGGCTGGGACCGCTACCCGGTGCGCGACCGGCTTTCCGCCCGGTACGCCGCGCCGGTGTGGGTGGACAACGAGGTCAACGCGATGGCGCTGGGCGAACTGCGCGCGGGCGCGGCCCGCGGGCAGCAGGACATCATCCACATCAAGATCGGCACCGGCATCGGCGCCGGGCTGGTCTCCGGCGGGCGGCTGCACCGCGGCAGCCAGGGGTGCGCCGGGGACATCGGGCACGCGGCGGTCGCGGACGATCCGGTGGTGGTCTGCCGCTGCGGCAACATCGGCTGCCTGGAAGCCTTCGCCGGCGGTTCCGCGCTGGCCAGGGATGGCGCCGCCGCGGCAAAGGAGGGGCGCAGCGAGTTTCTGGCGACTCGGCTCGCCGAACGCGGGACGCTCACCGCGGCCGACGTAGCCACCGCGGCCCAGAGCGGTGACCGGACCTCGGTCGAGCTGCTCACCCAGGCGGGGCGGCTGGTCGGTAGCCTGCTCGCCACGCTGGTCAGCTTCTACAACCCGGCGCTGGTGATCATCGGCGGCGGTGTTTCCGGCGCGGGCGATCTGCTGCTCGCCACGCTGCGCGAAACCGTTTATCGGCGTTCACTCCCGTTGGCCACCCGCGAACTGCGCATCACCCGGTCCACGCTGGGCGACGAAGCCGGTCTGGTCGGCGCGGCGTTCATGGTCATCGACGAGCTTTTCGCGCCGGAACGGCTGGCGCACTGGATCGACACCGGTTCCCCGGCGGGCCGCCCGGCCCTGGTCGAAATTCCCCGCTGA
- a CDS encoding ABC-F family ATP-binding cassette domain-containing protein, whose product MSRTRKSAHLQAERLGKSFAAQPVLEDVSLVVSAGQCLGVVGENGSGKTTLLHLLAGALPPDTGTVSRHGSVAMAGQELPFTEHDTVATLLDVALAGTRAALAELDAASAALAEQAPGADDRFAAALTHAEELDAWDAERRADLALAGLGATTDRSRRLAELSVGQRYRVRLACLLAEGVDILLLDEPTNHLDAAALGYLTGRIRAHPGAVVLVSHDRMLLDEVCGSLLDLDPTADGGPKVHGGGYTEYKREKAAERVRWEQRYALESGEAERLEHDATAAANRLISSWRPDKGVNKHKRATRAPGQLHNVQRRIDALAERRVPPPPERLSFACPDLSGTGQGVVLTASGVAVPGRLAPADPIALSTGDRLLVSGANGAGKSTLLNVLAGRLEPAAGSVWRAGSARVGLLAQESDFPDTTVGAAALYERRAAKLVSRGQLSANAVVPLKRLGLFSAADADRPVNRLSTGQRRRLALALLLLHAPHVLLLDEPTNHLSVTLVDELTEAIRRTPVAVVVASHDRQLRADLAEWPSLELSA is encoded by the coding sequence TTGTCACGCACCCGAAAATCCGCACACCTCCAGGCTGAGCGCCTGGGCAAGTCCTTCGCCGCGCAGCCGGTGCTCGAAGACGTCTCGCTGGTCGTCAGCGCCGGGCAGTGCCTCGGTGTGGTGGGGGAGAACGGCAGCGGGAAGACCACGCTGCTGCACCTGCTGGCCGGCGCGCTGCCACCCGACACCGGCACGGTGTCGCGGCACGGTTCGGTGGCCATGGCCGGTCAGGAGCTGCCGTTCACCGAACACGACACCGTCGCCACCCTGCTGGACGTCGCGCTGGCCGGTACCCGCGCGGCACTGGCCGAGCTCGACGCCGCCTCGGCCGCACTGGCCGAGCAGGCACCCGGCGCGGACGACCGGTTCGCCGCCGCGCTCACCCACGCCGAGGAACTGGACGCGTGGGACGCCGAACGGCGCGCCGACCTGGCGCTGGCTGGGCTCGGCGCCACCACCGACCGGAGCCGGCGGCTGGCCGAGCTGTCGGTGGGGCAGCGCTACCGCGTCCGGCTGGCCTGCCTGCTCGCCGAGGGCGTCGACATTCTCCTGCTCGACGAGCCGACCAACCACCTCGACGCCGCCGCGCTCGGTTACCTGACCGGCCGGATCCGCGCGCACCCCGGTGCCGTGGTCCTGGTCAGCCACGACCGGATGCTGCTCGACGAGGTGTGCGGCTCGCTGCTCGACCTGGACCCGACCGCGGACGGTGGGCCGAAGGTCCACGGTGGCGGGTACACCGAGTACAAGCGGGAGAAAGCGGCCGAGCGGGTGCGCTGGGAGCAGCGGTACGCACTCGAATCCGGTGAGGCCGAACGGCTCGAGCACGACGCCACGGCCGCGGCGAACCGGCTGATCTCGTCGTGGCGCCCGGACAAGGGCGTGAACAAGCACAAGCGGGCCACCCGCGCGCCCGGCCAGCTGCACAACGTCCAGCGCCGCATCGACGCGCTGGCCGAGCGCCGGGTCCCGCCACCGCCGGAGCGGCTGAGCTTCGCCTGCCCCGACCTGTCCGGCACCGGGCAGGGCGTGGTGCTCACCGCGTCCGGGGTGGCGGTGCCCGGCAGGCTGGCGCCGGCCGATCCCATCGCACTGTCCACAGGGGACCGTCTGCTGGTCTCGGGCGCGAACGGCGCGGGGAAGTCGACCCTGCTCAACGTGCTGGCCGGCCGGCTGGAACCGGCGGCCGGATCGGTGTGGCGGGCGGGGTCGGCGCGGGTCGGGCTGCTGGCGCAGGAGTCCGACTTCCCGGACACCACGGTCGGCGCGGCCGCGTTGTACGAACGGCGGGCGGCGAAACTGGTGTCCCGCGGTCAGCTGAGCGCGAATGCGGTGGTGCCGTTGAAGCGGCTGGGCTTGTTCTCCGCGGCGGACGCCGACCGTCCGGTGAACCGGTTGTCCACCGGGCAGCGTCGTCGGCTCGCGCTGGCTTTGCTGTTGTTGCACGCCCCGCACGTGTTGCTGCTGGACGAGCCGACGAACCACCTGTCGGTGACGCTGGTCGACGAGCTGACCGAGGCGATCCGGCGCACGCCGGTGGCGGTGGTCGTGGCGAGCCACGACCGGCAGCTGCGGGCCGATCTGGCGGAGTGGCCGTCGCTGGAACTGAGCGCCTGA